One window from the genome of Asterias amurensis chromosome 12, ASM3211899v1 encodes:
- the LOC139945233 gene encoding uncharacterized protein, with the protein MGSHSKKHKKSRHRSGSRSPSSSAPRHRKSHRRSRSRSVSRSSSDSIRTDRRNKSKKHYRSRSGSRHRSRSRSPLDRYSRRRSRSRSRGRDYHSSKYSRRSRSRSVSRSRRRSRTRSRTPSRSRRRTRSKSSSLERSSKCSSRSRSDTTEKVKVTAETVKEKMQRAIEAAASANDKLKEKGLFHESKSELASIVDERLKQQAIAEIEEDSFRPNTFLSGQSKSKGSTKINKEQNHDNAIFGSAAVTVQGLNGPAYKRNQTIFYKTVNRGELASSLLAKSSEEKMEAWIEKLQRMRAEKIQANPEYFKKLLNIGSKSDI; encoded by the exons ATGGGAAGCCACAGTAAGAAGCACAAGAAGAGCAGACATCGGTCTGGTTCCAGGAGCCCTAGTAGCAGTGCACCAAG ACACCGGAAGTCTCATCGGAGGTCGAGATCTCGATCAGTCAGTAGAAGTAGCAGTGATTCTATACGCACCGACAGAAGAAACAAATCCAAGAAACATTATCGTTCTCGCTCTGGATCTAGACATCGCAGTAGAAGCAG gTCCCCATTGGATCGCTACAGTAGGAGGAGATCACGTAGTAGATCAAGAGGCAGAGATTATCATTCTAGTAAATATTCCAGGAGATCAAGATCACGTAGTGTCAGTAGATCACGTAGAAG atCTCGCACACGCTCAAGAACTCCAAGTAGAAGCCGGAGAAGAACTCGCTCAAAAAGTTCGTCTTTAGAGCGCTCGTCAAAATGTTCCAGCCGCTCACGAAGTGATACCACAGAGAAAGTCAAG GTTACAGCTGAAACAGTCAAAGAGAAGATGCAGAGAGCTATTGAAGCAGCAG CCTCAGCAAATGACAAACTGAAAGAGAAAGGACTTTTCCATGAAAGCAAATCTG AACTTGCAAGTATTGTGGATGAGAGACTGAAGCAGCAAGCCATTGCGGAGATTGAGGAGGATTCTTTCAGACCAAACACCTTCCTGTCGGGACAAAGCAAG TCAAAAGGCTCGACGAAGATAAACAAAGAACAGAATCACGATAATGCTATATTTGGCAGTGCTGCTGTTACGGTACAAGGACTTAATGGACCAGCCTACAAGAGGAATCAAACTATATTTTATAAAACTGTCAACCGAGGGGAGCTAGCTAGTTCCTTG TTAGCCAAGTCATCTGAGGAAAAGATGGAAGCATGGATTGAGAAACTACAAAGGATGAGGGCTGAAAAGATTCAAGCAAATCCAGAATACTTCAAGAAACTTCTGAATATTGGTTCCAAGTCAGATATTTGA